Genomic window (Pyxidicoccus xibeiensis):
GAGCTGCGAAACCCTGCTAGGAGCCTGGGCGAGCGTCTGCATGGAAGGTCCGCCGCTATCGGCGTGCCCGGGGCCGGGCGGACGCCGTAGCGGGAGACTTCATGAAAAGGCAGCAGCCTGGAGCGCGAGCCACGTCCTGGTGGCTCGTGATGGGTCTATTTGCGGGAGCAGCATGTGGAGACGCCTCGAGCCCGGCTCCGGCGGACACACGTTCCCAGATGCAGTCACGGCCGGGGGCCCTGACCTTCGCCCCGGACCTCGTGGTGACGAAGGTGGCCGCCCCCGAAAGCGTCCGGCTCGGCGAGTTCTTCCAGCTTTCGGTGACGATGTGCAACCGGGGCACGGCGCCCATCCCCGAGGACTATTACAACTGGCCCCAGCTGGAGCTGGTCCTCTCCATGGACGACAGCCTGTCCATGTCGGGCGGCGACATCCCTCCGGCGAACGACCAGACGCGGATCTCCTCCATGGGCGTGCCCATGATGGACCCGGGGCAGTGCACGACGGTCCGCATGAATGCCTACGCGGAACTGCCCGTCGATGCGCAGGGGCAGGAGGGCGCCTACTACCTGGGCGCCATCATCGACTACGACGGGCGCGTGGCTGAAGCGGACGAGACGAACAACATCTTCGTCCACGGCCGGATGGGCGTGGGCTCCCGCTCGGACCTGGTGGTGAAGGCGGTCACGGGCCCGGCCAGTATCCGCTCGGGCAACTCCTTCACGGCGGGCGTGACGGTGTGCAACCAGGGCACGGAGCCCACCAACACCGCCTCCTCCGTGGAGGTGTATCTCTCCATGGACGACACTCTCACGCTGCCCACGGCCCCCGCCACGGACCAGCGGCTGATTGGACAGGTGCCCGTCCCGGGACTGAACGCGGGCAGTTGTGTCACGAGGAACGTGCAGGTCGCTGCGTCGCTGCCGCAGGACGCGCAGGGACAGGAGGGGGCCTACTACCTGGGCGCCATCGTGGACCCCGCCCAGGCCGAGCAGGAGCTGCGCGAGGACAACAACGCCCACGTGTCCGGGCGGATGGGTGTGGGCAGCCGCTCCGACCTCGTGGTGGCGGAGCTGAAGGGGCCCGCCGACGTACAGCACGGTGCCAGCTTCACGGCCGAGGTGACGGTGTGCAACCAGGGCACGGAGCCCTCCAACTCCGCGCTCGCCGAGCTGTACCTCTCCATGGACGACAGCCTCACGCTGCTGGACCCGAGCACGCCGCTGCCCACGGACCAGCGGCTGATTGGCCAGATGCAGACGCCGCCGCTGTATGCGGGGCAGTGCGTGACGCGGAGCGTGCAGGCCCACGCGGTCCTGCCTCAGGACGCGCAGGGCGAGGGCGCGTACTACCTGGGCGCCATCGTGGACCCCGTGCAGTCCGAGCCGGAGCTGCGCGAGGACAACAACACCTTCGTCCGCGGCCTGCTGGGCGTGGGCACGCGCGCGGACCTGGTGGTGACGGCGGTGACGGGCCCGACCAGTGCCCAGGAGGATGCCCAGTTCACGGCCCGCGTGACGGTGTGCAACCCGGGGACGGCCCCCAGCAACCCGTCCCTGGTCGAGCTCTACCTGTCCATGGACACCGAGCTCGCGTACCCGTCCCTCCTGCACATGCCCTTCGACCAGCGGACGATTGGCTCGGTGCAGCTGCCCTCCCTCGTTCCTGGACAGTGCCTGACCCGGAGCGTGCCGTCCTTCGCGCATCGCCCGCTGGATGGGCCGTTCGAGGGTGGCGCGTACTACCTGAGCGCCATCGTGGACCCCTACCTGTCCGAGCAGGAGCTTCGCGAGGACAACAACGCCTTCGTGGGTGAGCTGATGGGTGTGGGAGGCGCCCCGGACCTCGTGGTGACGGCGGTGACGGTGCCGGCCAGCGTGCGCGACGGCGACCCCTTCACCGCCACCGTGACGGTGTGCAACCACGGCGGGGGATACCCCTTCGGGACCGGCCAGGTGGACCTGTACCTGTCCACGGACGCGACGCTCACGGTTCCCAACTCCCAGGGCCCGGGCCTGCCTGGCGACCAGCAGTGGGTGGGCTCGGCACAGCTGCTCTACCCCTACCGGGGACTGTGCAAGGACGTCCGCATCCAGGCCTCCGCGCTGCTGCCGCAGGAGGCGATGGGCGCGCCGGGTGCCTACCACCTGGGCGCCATCGTGGACCCCCAGCAGGCCATGCAGGAGCTGCGTGAGGACAACAACGCCTTCGTCGGTGGCCTCGTGGGCGTGGGCTCCCGCTCCGACCTCGTGGTGACGGCGCTGAAGGCCCCCGCCAGCGTGCGCGACGGTGCTTCCTTCACCGCCTCGCTGACGGTGTGCAACCAGGGCACGGAGCCCGTCTCCGGCGGGAACAGCCAGGTGGAGCTGTACCTGTCCACGGACGCGACGCTCACGGCTCCCAACACCCACGGCCCGGCCATGCCTGGCGACCAGCGGCTGATTGGCGCGCTGCCGGTGCCCTCGCTGTTCGTCGGACAGTGCGTGACCCGGGACGTGGAGGTCTCCGCGCAGCTGCCGCAGGAGGCGATGGGCGCGCCGGGCGCCTACTACCTGGGCGCCCTCGTGGACCCATACCAATCCGTGCAGGAGCTGCGCGAGGACAACAACGACTTCGTCAGTGGCCTCGTGGGCGTGGGCTCCCGCTCCGACCTCGTGGTGACGAAGGTGACGGCGCCGGCCAGTGCGGCTGACGGAGCCCCCTTCACCGCCACCGCGACGGTGTGCAACCAGGGCACGGAGCCCCTCTCCAGCGGAACCCAGTTGGTGGAGTTGTACCTGTCCACGGACACCACGCTCATGGCTCCGAACGCCATGGGCCCGGGCATGCCCGCGTTCACCGACCAGCAGCTGATTGGCTCCGCGAACGTGCACACGCTGTTCGCCGGGCAGTGCAAGGACCTGAGCATCCAGGCCTTCGCGCAGCTGCCGCAGGAGGCGATGGGCGCGCCGGGCACCTACCACCTGGGCGCCCTCGTGGACCCGTACCAGTCCGAGCAGGAGCTGCGCGAGGACAACAACACCCTCATCGGAGGCCTGCTGGGCGTGGGTGCGCGCGCGGACCTGGCGGTGACGGCGGTGACGGGGCCGGCCAGCCTGCGTGAGGGCGACGCCTTCACGGGGACGGTGCGGGTGTGCAACCTGGGCACGCAGCCCAGCTCGGGCCACCAGGTGGACCTGTTCCTGTCCATGGCCCCCACGCTGGCGCTGGCCTACACCGCGGAGCACAGCTGGCTCACCGACCAGCAGTGGCTGGGCGGGGTCCAGATGCCCGGCCTCAACGTCGGGCAGTGCATGGACGTGCACGTCAACGCCCAGGCGCAGCTGCCGCAGGACGCGATGGGCGCGCCGGGCACCTACTACCTGGGCGGCATGGTGGACTCCTGGAACTCCGAGCTCGAGCTGCGCGAGGACAACAACGCCTTCGTCGGCGGCCTCGTGGGCGTGGGCATCCGCTCCGACCTCGTGGTGACGGAGCTGAAGGGGCCCGCCAGCGTGCGCGACGGTGCTTCCTTCACCGCCACCGTGACGGTGTGCAACCAGGGCACGGAGCTCACCTCCAGCCAGCCCCGCGTGGAGCTCTACCTGTCCATGGACACCACGCTCACGCTGTCTGCTTCGCCGGGGCAGCCCACGGACCAGCAGGCGATTGGTTACGTGGACCTGCCCCCGCTCGCCGCAGGGCGGTGCGCGACCCGGAGCATGAGCGTCAACGCGCACCTTCCGCCCGACGCGATGGGGAACGCGGGCCGCTACTACCTGGGCGCCATCGTGGACGCGCACCACGCGGAGACGGAGCTGCGGGAGGACAACAATGCGTTCATCGGGAGCGCGCTGGGCGTGGGCAACCGCCCGGACCTGGTGGTGACGCAGGTGACGGCGCCTGCCAGCGCGGTTCCCGGTGCGCTCTTCACGGCCTCGGTGACGGTGTGCAACCCGGGCACGGAGCCCTCCGCCCCGACGCAGCTGGAGCTGTACCTGTCCCTGGACACCACGCTCACGCCCCAGGCCGCTGGAGCTCCAGGCGGACAGCTCATGGACCAGAGCCTGATTGGCGCCCTGACCCTGTCGTCGCTGCAGCCGGGTCAGTGCGTGACCCGGGACATGACCGGCGGCACGAACCTTCCGCCCGGGGCGACCGGGAACGAGGGGGCCTACTACCTGGGCGCCATCGTGGACCCGTACCAGTCCGAGCCGGAGCTGCGCGAGGACAACAACGCCTTCATCGGCGGCCTCCTCGGCGTGGGCCACCGCCCGGACCTGGTGGTGACGGCGGTGACGGGCCCGGACAGCGTGCGCATCGGTGACACCTTCACTGCGCAGGTCACGGTGTGCAACCAGGGCACGGAACCCACGGGTGCGTATGGCCAGGCCCTGGTGGACCTGTACCTGTCCGTGGATACGACGCTCACGGCTCCGCCTCCGGGGTCGTCACCGGGGGCGATTGCGGACCAGCGCCTGATTGGCTCCCTGCCGCTGGCGCCGCTACAGCCGGGGCAGTGCGTCACTGGCAGCCTGGCGGTGCCCGCGGACGTCCCGTCGGCGTCCCTCCCCAGCAACAGGACCCTCTACCTGGGCGCCATCGTGGACCCGTTCCAGCTGGAGACGGAGCTGCGCGAGGACAACAACGTCTTCGTCGGTGACCTGCTGGCCGTGGGCCACCTGGCGGACCTCGTGGTGACGGAGGTGAGCGCTCCCGCCAGCGTGCAGCATGGCGCGCCCTTCACCGCCACCGTGAAGGTGTGCAACCTGGGCACGAAGGAGTCCGGCGGGTGGATGACGGAGTCGCGGGTGCAGCTGCACCTGTCCACGGACACCACGCTGGTGATGCCGGGGCCCAACCCGGCTCCGTTGCCCGACCAGCTCATGGTGGGCTCGAGGTACGTGAACGCCATCGCCCCGGGGCAGTGCGAGACCATCCCCGTGCAGGCCACGGCGAACCTGCCCCCGGAGGCGCTGGCGGATGGGCCGGTCTACGTGGCCGCCATCATCGACGGGATTCAGGCCGAGGAGGAGCTGCGCGAGGACAACAACATCACCGTGGGCGGCCTCATGGGCGTGGGCAACCGGGCGGACCTGGTGGTGACGGAGCTGAGTGCCCCCACCAGCGTGCGTGACGGGGACCCGTTCACCGCCACCGTGAAGGTGTGCAACCAGGGGACGACGCTCACGGCGAACCCCTACGGCACGCACGTGGAGCTGTACATCTCCATGGACACCACGCTCACGCAGCCAGAGTCGGGCGCGCCGTGGCCCTCGGACCAGCACC
Coding sequences:
- a CDS encoding CARDB domain-containing protein, translating into MQSRPGALTFAPDLVVTKVAAPESVRLGEFFQLSVTMCNRGTAPIPEDYYNWPQLELVLSMDDSLSMSGGDIPPANDQTRISSMGVPMMDPGQCTTVRMNAYAELPVDAQGQEGAYYLGAIIDYDGRVAEADETNNIFVHGRMGVGSRSDLVVKAVTGPASIRSGNSFTAGVTVCNQGTEPTNTASSVEVYLSMDDTLTLPTAPATDQRLIGQVPVPGLNAGSCVTRNVQVAASLPQDAQGQEGAYYLGAIVDPAQAEQELREDNNAHVSGRMGVGSRSDLVVAELKGPADVQHGASFTAEVTVCNQGTEPSNSALAELYLSMDDSLTLLDPSTPLPTDQRLIGQMQTPPLYAGQCVTRSVQAHAVLPQDAQGEGAYYLGAIVDPVQSEPELREDNNTFVRGLLGVGTRADLVVTAVTGPTSAQEDAQFTARVTVCNPGTAPSNPSLVELYLSMDTELAYPSLLHMPFDQRTIGSVQLPSLVPGQCLTRSVPSFAHRPLDGPFEGGAYYLSAIVDPYLSEQELREDNNAFVGELMGVGGAPDLVVTAVTVPASVRDGDPFTATVTVCNHGGGYPFGTGQVDLYLSTDATLTVPNSQGPGLPGDQQWVGSAQLLYPYRGLCKDVRIQASALLPQEAMGAPGAYHLGAIVDPQQAMQELREDNNAFVGGLVGVGSRSDLVVTALKAPASVRDGASFTASLTVCNQGTEPVSGGNSQVELYLSTDATLTAPNTHGPAMPGDQRLIGALPVPSLFVGQCVTRDVEVSAQLPQEAMGAPGAYYLGALVDPYQSVQELREDNNDFVSGLVGVGSRSDLVVTKVTAPASAADGAPFTATATVCNQGTEPLSSGTQLVELYLSTDTTLMAPNAMGPGMPAFTDQQLIGSANVHTLFAGQCKDLSIQAFAQLPQEAMGAPGTYHLGALVDPYQSEQELREDNNTLIGGLLGVGARADLAVTAVTGPASLREGDAFTGTVRVCNLGTQPSSGHQVDLFLSMAPTLALAYTAEHSWLTDQQWLGGVQMPGLNVGQCMDVHVNAQAQLPQDAMGAPGTYYLGGMVDSWNSELELREDNNAFVGGLVGVGIRSDLVVTELKGPASVRDGASFTATVTVCNQGTELTSSQPRVELYLSMDTTLTLSASPGQPTDQQAIGYVDLPPLAAGRCATRSMSVNAHLPPDAMGNAGRYYLGAIVDAHHAETELREDNNAFIGSALGVGNRPDLVVTQVTAPASAVPGALFTASVTVCNPGTEPSAPTQLELYLSLDTTLTPQAAGAPGGQLMDQSLIGALTLSSLQPGQCVTRDMTGGTNLPPGATGNEGAYYLGAIVDPYQSEPELREDNNAFIGGLLGVGHRPDLVVTAVTGPDSVRIGDTFTAQVTVCNQGTEPTGAYGQALVDLYLSVDTTLTAPPPGSSPGAIADQRLIGSLPLAPLQPGQCVTGSLAVPADVPSASLPSNRTLYLGAIVDPFQLETELREDNNVFVGDLLAVGHLADLVVTEVSAPASVQHGAPFTATVKVCNLGTKESGGWMTESRVQLHLSTDTTLVMPGPNPAPLPDQLMVGSRYVNAIAPGQCETIPVQATANLPPEALADGPVYVAAIIDGIQAEEELREDNNITVGGLMGVGNRADLVVTELSAPTSVRDGDPFTATVKVCNQGTTLTANPYGTHVELYISMDTTLTQPESGAPWPSDQHLVSNAQVGPLAAGQCLTLTLQAWAYRPPASQGPGAFFLGAIVDPAGAEPELREDNNARVDFALELTSP